The Christiangramia forsetii KT0803 DNA segment ATTTGATTCGAAGTTATTCAAAATAATGTTAAAGAATATTTAATTTTAGAATTGAAAAGCTAAAACTGATAATTCACAGTTCGGTAGTGAAATTTTACAGTTGAGAAATTTAATTTTCAAACAGTAATAAAATGCTCACATATTTGTCTTCTAAATTAAATGCATGAAATTGTTTCTCAAAATATTAAGAATCACAGTGATTATCTGCGTAATCGTTGTTTTAATAGAAACCGCCTTTTCAGACAGACCCCTAAACAAACTTCTGGAACCGGAACTTTGGGGAATGTATTTTATGTACACATTTGTTCTTACCTGTATAAATGGATTCTATTTTTATTATTTCAGTGTAAAAATTGGTTGGGAGGGAGCTGGTCTTAAAAGAATCTTAGGAGGAGCTATAGGCTCTATAATTCTTACATTAATAGGATTCTTTATTTGTCGGTTAATTGACAAAACGTTGATCAATGAGGTGCCTGTAGAGGAGTTTTTAAGTAATGAAACTTTCGGTAATTATATATTTCCATTGCTGTTTACGGCAATAGTTTCCATGTTTTTTCATCTTATATATTTCTACAAAGCACTTCAGGAAAAGAGGGTTAAGGAACAAAAGATTATTGCTGGAACGGCTTCTGCTAAGTTTGATGCTCTTAAGAATCAGCTAGACCCGCATTTTCTTTTTAATAGTTTAAATGTACTGGCTTCGCTTATCGATGAAAATCCAGATCAGGCACAACGTTTTACTACCGGATTATCCAAAATATACCGGTACGTTCTGGAACAAAAGGACAAAGAACTGGTAAGTCTACAGGAAGAGTTGAAGTTTGCGAACACCTATATGAAGCTTCTGAAAATGCGCTTTGAGGATAGCATTTATTTTGAATTACCTGAAGCGCTTTCTAATGATGAGGCAAAAGTAGTTCCTTTATCATTGCAGCTATTATTAGAAAATACTATAAAACACAATATCGTCAATGAGAACAAGCCATTAAGGATTAAAATTTATGAAGTGGATGGCTATCTTATTGTAGAAAATAATTTTCAGAAAAAGGAGGTTTTAGGTACAAGAAAAGGGGTAGGACTTCAAAATATAGTTAATCGCTATCATGTGGTAACCGAAAGAAAAGTACTTATAGAACAAACAGAAAATTTTTTCAGGGTAAAACTCCCTGTGCTAACCAAACAAATTTCAGTTATGGAAACAGTAGACAACAATCAGGAAAATGCTTATTTCAAAGCAAAGCAAAGAGTAAAGGAGATGAAAGAGTTCTATGGCAATTTGATTTCTTATTGCGTAGTAATTCCATTCCTAATTTTTATTAATTATTACACTTACTGGAGTTTTCAATGGTTCTGGTTCCCACTTTTTGGATGGGGAATAGGCCTTACAATTCACGGTTTTTCGGTATTTGGATATGGTTCAGACTGGGAGGAACGTAAGATCCAGGAGATCATGGCAAAGGATAAGCAACAAACTAAATCTTGGAAATAATGAAAACTAATTATAAAGAAAACATCAGTTATAGGGCGGCTCAAAAAAGAGTGAAAGATATTAAAGGTTTTTATATTCATCTGGTAGTCTATCTTTTCATCAATATTGCCATTTTCGTGGTGAGTACTCAGAATGAGGGATTTATTAACGGATTGTCTAATCTATCCAATTACACCACGATATTTTTCTGGGGAATAGGATTATTCGCTCACTGGGCAAGTGTTTTTGGCCCTGGGTTTTTATTCGGAAAGAAATGGGAAGAAAAAAAGATCCAGGAACTAATGGATAAGGATAAGAAGCAGATCTGGAAATAGAAATCTAAACCTAGAGAATTGAGCGTGACCAAAGTTATAATTATTGAAGACGAAAAGCCGGCGGCAAGAAGGTTGCAGCGCATGCTTTCTAAGATAGACATAGTAGCCGAAACAATGCTGCATTCTGTAGCTGAAGCTGTAGAGTGGTTTAATACCAATGAACATCCAGATCTTATCTTTCTGGACATCCAGCTTAGTGACGGAATTTCCTTTGAAATTTTCGATCATATAGAGACCGAAAGTGCCATTGTTTTCACTACCGCATATGATGAATATGCTTTAAGGGCGTTTAAACTGAATAGTATAGACTATTTATTAAAACCAATAGATGAGGAGGAGCTGGAAGCGGCTGTTAGTAAGTTCAAAAACTCCAAAAAATCATCTTCAGACAATATTGATGTGAATCAATTAAGGTCGCTTCTCAGGCTAGGCGGAGCAAAGAAAAGTTTTAAGTCGAGATTTACAGCTCAGGTAGGTCAGCATCTTAAACTGGTAGATATATCTAATATAGCATGTTTCTATTCTGAAAACAAAGCCAGTTATATACATTGTAATTCCGGCAGAAATTATCCCGTAGATATTCCGCTAGAGCAATTAGAGAATGAACTTGATCCCGAAAAATTCTATAGGATCAACCGAAAGTGCATATTAAATATCAATGCTATAAATGATATTGTTTCTTACACAAATTCAAGACTGGAGATAAAACTTGAAAATTTTCATGAATTTCAGCTTATCGTAAGTAGAGAAAGGGTTAAGGACTTCAAATCCTGGTTAAACAACTGATCTTTAAATGTTAAATTCACTTTATTTAAAACCATAGGTTGTTTCTCTCCGTATATCTTAATACATAAACTCTATGGTTTGTTTGAATAATTTTTGGTCGAATTATTTCGATTTGAGTTTTTGATTTTTTTGGTTGGTTAGATGCTTGGAGTAGAATTCCATCCGGAATTTTCCAAGTATTTACAAAAATAAGCCCCACGCTACAGCGTGGGGCTTATCTGTTATTTTCCTTTTTT contains these protein-coding regions:
- a CDS encoding 2TM domain-containing protein, translating into MKLFLKILRITVIICVIVVLIETAFSDRPLNKLLEPELWGMYFMYTFVLTCINGFYFYYFSVKIGWEGAGLKRILGGAIGSIILTLIGFFICRLIDKTLINEVPVEEFLSNETFGNYIFPLLFTAIVSMFFHLIYFYKALQEKRVKEQKIIAGTASAKFDALKNQLDPHFLFNSLNVLASLIDENPDQAQRFTTGLSKIYRYVLEQKDKELVSLQEELKFANTYMKLLKMRFEDSIYFELPEALSNDEAKVVPLSLQLLLENTIKHNIVNENKPLRIKIYEVDGYLIVENNFQKKEVLGTRKGVGLQNIVNRYHVVTERKVLIEQTENFFRVKLPVLTKQISVMETVDNNQENAYFKAKQRVKEMKEFYGNLISYCVVIPFLIFINYYTYWSFQWFWFPLFGWGIGLTIHGFSVFGYGSDWEERKIQEIMAKDKQQTKSWK
- a CDS encoding 2TM domain-containing protein, coding for MKTNYKENISYRAAQKRVKDIKGFYIHLVVYLFINIAIFVVSTQNEGFINGLSNLSNYTTIFFWGIGLFAHWASVFGPGFLFGKKWEEKKIQELMDKDKKQIWK
- a CDS encoding LytR/AlgR family response regulator transcription factor; the encoded protein is MLSKIDIVAETMLHSVAEAVEWFNTNEHPDLIFLDIQLSDGISFEIFDHIETESAIVFTTAYDEYALRAFKLNSIDYLLKPIDEEELEAAVSKFKNSKKSSSDNIDVNQLRSLLRLGGAKKSFKSRFTAQVGQHLKLVDISNIACFYSENKASYIHCNSGRNYPVDIPLEQLENELDPEKFYRINRKCILNINAINDIVSYTNSRLEIKLENFHEFQLIVSRERVKDFKSWLNN